One Catharus ustulatus isolate bCatUst1 chromosome 2, bCatUst1.pri.v2, whole genome shotgun sequence genomic window carries:
- the CCNA1 gene encoding cyclin-A1 isoform X1, producing MSWTGTDVGAMHRAGEKSRAGRRESCPAVPRSSGGRAVLGVLTENGQQPRPGGQGAAVIKRFSGFENTIPLSRKDEVPNFMVSAASKQGFAIYVDDPEDKENYTCQVSEVLELSHCELDTSAMTSSIHRLLDLSSGSPMVVDTSFQSQPEDHMEDVVTLAVGEYAEDIHQYLREAEVRFRPKPYYMKKQPDITTGMRAILVDWLVEVGEEYKLRTETLYLAVNFLDRFLSCMSVLRGKLQLVGTAAILLAAKYEEIYPPDVDEFVYITDDTYTKKQLLRMEHLLLKVLGFDLTAPTINQFLLQYIQRRGICMRTENFARYLAELSLLQTDPLLKYLPSQIAAAAYCLANYTVNRSFWPETLAAFTGYSLSEIVPCLTDLHKACLDAPHCQLQAIKQKYKHPKYLQVSLLELPAVLPLR from the exons GTACCGACGTCGGGGCGATGCATCGTGCCGGAGAGAAGAGCCGTGCGGGGCGGCGGGAGTCGTGCCCCGCCGTCCCCcgcagcagcggcggccgggccgTGCTGGGGGTGCTGACGGAGAACGGGCAGCAGCCGCGGCCCGGCGGCCAG GGTGCTGCTGTTATCAAGCGCTTCTCTGGCTTTGAAAACACCATCCCTTTATCTAGAAAAGATGAAGTGCCCAACTTCATGGTCAGTGCTGCATCAAAGCAAGGGTTTGCTATCTACGTAGATGACCCAGAAGATAAAGAAAACTACACCTGCCAAGTGTCTGAAGTGCTGGAATTAAGCCACTGTGAACTGGATACCAGTGCAATGACATCCAGTATTCACCGGCTGCTGGATCTGAGTTCAG GCTCTCCTATGGTAGTGGACACATCCTTCCAATCCCAGCCAGAGGATCACATGGAAGATGTTGTAACTCTGGCTGTGGGAGAGTATGCAGAAGACATTCATCAGTACCTCCGAGAGGCTGAA GTAAGATTTAGGCCCAAGCCCTACTACATGAAGAAGCAACCTGATATCACAACGGGAATGCGTGCTATCCTGGTAGACTGGCTGGTGGAAGTAGGGGAGGAATATAAACTTCGAACAGAGACTTTGTACTTGGCGGTGAACTTCCTTGACAGGTTTCTTTCCTGCATGTCTGTTCTCAGAGGGAAGCTACAGCTTGTTGGAACGGCAGCAATTCTTCTGGCGGC GAAGTATGAGGAGATCTACCCACCAGATGTGGATGAATTTGTCTATATAACAGATGATACCTACACGAAGAAGCAGCTGCTAAGAATGGAACACTTACTTCTGAAAGTACTGGGTTTTGACCTAACAGCCCCAACCATCAACCAGTTCCTCCTTCAGTATATTCAGAGGCGTGGAATCTGTATGAGGACAGAGAACTTTGCAAGG TATCTTGCAGAGCTGAGTCTCCTTCAAACTGATCCTCTTCTGAAGTACCTTCCTTCACaaattgctgctgcagcctACTGTTTAGCAAACTATACAGTGAACAGATCTTTCTGG CCAGAAACACTTGCTGCATTTACTGGATATTCATTAAGTGAGATAGTGCCTTGCCTGACTGACCTGCACAAAGCATGCCTTGATGCTCCCCATTGCCAGCTGCAAGCTATAAAGCAGAAGTATAAGCACCCCAA GTACCTGCAGGTGTCTCTTTTGGAGCTCCCAGCAGTTCTTCCTCTACGCTAG
- the CCNA1 gene encoding cyclin-A1 isoform X2 codes for MHRAGEKSRAGRRESCPAVPRSSGGRAVLGVLTENGQQPRPGGQGAAVIKRFSGFENTIPLSRKDEVPNFMVSAASKQGFAIYVDDPEDKENYTCQVSEVLELSHCELDTSAMTSSIHRLLDLSSGSPMVVDTSFQSQPEDHMEDVVTLAVGEYAEDIHQYLREAEVRFRPKPYYMKKQPDITTGMRAILVDWLVEVGEEYKLRTETLYLAVNFLDRFLSCMSVLRGKLQLVGTAAILLAAKYEEIYPPDVDEFVYITDDTYTKKQLLRMEHLLLKVLGFDLTAPTINQFLLQYIQRRGICMRTENFARYLAELSLLQTDPLLKYLPSQIAAAAYCLANYTVNRSFWPETLAAFTGYSLSEIVPCLTDLHKACLDAPHCQLQAIKQKYKHPKYLQVSLLELPAVLPLR; via the exons ATGCATCGTGCCGGAGAGAAGAGCCGTGCGGGGCGGCGGGAGTCGTGCCCCGCCGTCCCCcgcagcagcggcggccgggccgTGCTGGGGGTGCTGACGGAGAACGGGCAGCAGCCGCGGCCCGGCGGCCAG GGTGCTGCTGTTATCAAGCGCTTCTCTGGCTTTGAAAACACCATCCCTTTATCTAGAAAAGATGAAGTGCCCAACTTCATGGTCAGTGCTGCATCAAAGCAAGGGTTTGCTATCTACGTAGATGACCCAGAAGATAAAGAAAACTACACCTGCCAAGTGTCTGAAGTGCTGGAATTAAGCCACTGTGAACTGGATACCAGTGCAATGACATCCAGTATTCACCGGCTGCTGGATCTGAGTTCAG GCTCTCCTATGGTAGTGGACACATCCTTCCAATCCCAGCCAGAGGATCACATGGAAGATGTTGTAACTCTGGCTGTGGGAGAGTATGCAGAAGACATTCATCAGTACCTCCGAGAGGCTGAA GTAAGATTTAGGCCCAAGCCCTACTACATGAAGAAGCAACCTGATATCACAACGGGAATGCGTGCTATCCTGGTAGACTGGCTGGTGGAAGTAGGGGAGGAATATAAACTTCGAACAGAGACTTTGTACTTGGCGGTGAACTTCCTTGACAGGTTTCTTTCCTGCATGTCTGTTCTCAGAGGGAAGCTACAGCTTGTTGGAACGGCAGCAATTCTTCTGGCGGC GAAGTATGAGGAGATCTACCCACCAGATGTGGATGAATTTGTCTATATAACAGATGATACCTACACGAAGAAGCAGCTGCTAAGAATGGAACACTTACTTCTGAAAGTACTGGGTTTTGACCTAACAGCCCCAACCATCAACCAGTTCCTCCTTCAGTATATTCAGAGGCGTGGAATCTGTATGAGGACAGAGAACTTTGCAAGG TATCTTGCAGAGCTGAGTCTCCTTCAAACTGATCCTCTTCTGAAGTACCTTCCTTCACaaattgctgctgcagcctACTGTTTAGCAAACTATACAGTGAACAGATCTTTCTGG CCAGAAACACTTGCTGCATTTACTGGATATTCATTAAGTGAGATAGTGCCTTGCCTGACTGACCTGCACAAAGCATGCCTTGATGCTCCCCATTGCCAGCTGCAAGCTATAAAGCAGAAGTATAAGCACCCCAA GTACCTGCAGGTGTCTCTTTTGGAGCTCCCAGCAGTTCTTCCTCTACGCTAG